TTCCTCCTTCTTCTAACCATTGGTTGTTCATTACCAAATCAGGAATTTTTTTGTAAGCTTCTTCATCTAAATCGTAGGGTGGATCAGCAAAAATAATATCAAACTTTTTGATAGGTTGTTTATCTAAATATTTCAAAACATCACCTTTTACAGTTGTAATGATATCATCTAATTTTAATTGTTTAGCCGTTTCGTCTAAGAATTTTACACAACCATAGAAGTTATCTACAGAAGTTACTTTCTTAGCTCCACGAGAAGCAAACTCTAATGAAATACCACCTATTCCTGAAAATAAATCCAGCACAGTAATTTCATCAAAATACCATTCGTTGTTTAATATATTAAATAAAGCTTCTTTTGCGAAGTCTGTTGTAGGGCGCACCGGTAAATTGTTTGGTGCAGTGATTCGTTTTCCTTTTAATGTTCCTGAAATGATTCGCATTCGAATAATTTATATAATGTAAAATATTGTCCAAGTTGTTTATCATCTTCGTTAAACGAAATATGACGAACATATTTTTTTAAGGTTTCGTAGTAATTTGGTGAAGTTAAAACGTCTCCAAAAGCATATAATGAAACTTCGTTTGAACTAATATTTAATTGATTTAATGTGTACAAAATGTAAAACAAAAAGTCTTCTTTCGTTTTTGTTTCAAATAGATTATAAAAAATAAATTCTCCATTGCTTAACACACAAACTTCTAATTTTTGGTGCATCAAATTGATGTAAACTTCATTGTTTTTCGAATTAATCAACCCATAATCAATCAAGAATTTGCCCGAATGATACAAGCGAGCATTTTGCAAATTGGGTAAAGAAAGCAAAATATCTTTTAACGGATAATGAATGTTGTATACAATAGAAGCATCTACATTTTCTAATGGACAATCAATTGCTAATTTGATAGGACTATAATCCGAAAGAGATAACAAATCTTCGAAAGGCTTGTGCGAAAGATGTGAGGGAACGACATTGATTGTAGTCGATAAAAAACAAATGTGCACATGGTCGTATTCTTGCAATAGAGTCAAATTAGAACGCAATTCATGTTCAATTTCAATCTCCGTTTTGTTAAGATTTGTAAAATCCACCGAATAGTCATACACATCCGAATACGAAGTCGATATTCCGTCGGTTGTTTTGGTAATATAACTAAGCATATCGTGTGATAATAAAATCGCTAACGAACGTTGAGTTGGTTTTGACATAAATTTTTCTTTATCCTTGAATTTTTAACTCGCTGATTAAGATGAAAATCAATCCTAATGAAATCAAAAATAACAAAATTTTGAAAGCAATCTTCATACAGAAAATTTATTTCTGTAAAGATACTACAATTATTTTGTTGAATAAAAATGCATTTCAGCCGAATCTACTTAAATTTACAGAAATTTGAAATAAAAAGTAGTGAAAAAAATAGCCGTTATTCCAGCACGATATGCAGCTTCTCGTTTTCCTGGGAAATTGATGCAACTATTGGGTAATAAAACTGTCATTCGAATGACTTACGAAAATGTTGTGGCAACCAATTTGTTTGATGATGTTTTTGTGGTGACAGATTCTAAATTGATTTTTGAAGAAATAGTAAACCACGGAGGAAAAGCAATTATGAGTATAAAAGAACATGAAACTGGAAGTGATCGAATTGCTGAAGCGATCGAAAATATAGAATGTGATATTATTTTGAATGTTCAGGGTGACGAACCATTTGTTAATGAAAAAGCCTTGGCTGATATTCTTTCTTCTTTTGATGGAGAAATAGGAAAAACTGTAGATGTAGCGACACTAAAAGAAGCAATTTCAACACAAGAAGCAATTAATAATCCAAATTTTGTAAAAGTGGTAACGGATATCAATGATTTTGCACTTTATTTCTCTCGCTCAGCGATTCCATTTGCTCGCGAATCGAATTTTACACCAAATTATTTTCGTCATTTAGGAATATATGCGTTTAGAAAGAATGCTTTATTGAACTTTTCTAAATTAGCAATGCGTCAAAATGAAAAAGCAGAAAAATTGGAACAATTGCGTTACTTAGAATATGGGATGAAAATCAAAGTAATCGAAACAGAATCAATTGGAGTTGGAATTGATACACCTGAAGATTTAGAACGTGCAAAAGAATATTTATCCGTTATTGTTAAAAAATAATCTAACTCGTTATTATCCGTTATATTTGCACTCAAATCGACTATTCTGATTGATGAAAATGAAATAATTAAGTTAATTAACTTTAAAATAATTATTTCGGTATGAATGTTGTTGTAAAATGAAGAAATAAGTTAAAATAGTGATTATGAGTGATTCATGGAAAGAATACGAAGCAGAAGGATTAATTGAAAAAAGATCTTTCTTGGTATCAAAAGATGGTCTTGTTAAAAAATTATACACAGGACAAGATAAATATAAAATTTTAGAAGGAGCTATCAATAATGGTTATCGCGCAATTTGGGTAACAAAAGCAGACGGAAAACGTACAGCAAAATATGTCCACAAAATGGTAGCGGAAACTTTTTTGCCTAATAAAGAAAATAAAGAATATGTCGTTCATTTAGACCATAATAAATTAAACAATGCAATGAATAATTTGCAATGGGCAACGTTGGAAGAATGGAAAGAGCATAACAAACATTTATTTAGAATGATGAAGGGACGTTCTCGTTTAGACAGCATTCCGAATAGTAAATTAACAGAAGCACAAGTAATTCGTTTGAAAAAGAAATTACTCGATCCTAATAGAAAGACTAAAATTTCTACTTTAGCCAAACAATTTAATATTTCTCAAGGACAAGTTTACCGTATTTTAAGAGGTGAAAACTGGTCACATATAGAAGTTAAAAAAGACTAAAAATCATTCTCTCATAATAGAACTTTAAATTAGTTTTTATATCTTGTTCAACAGATTCAAAAAAAATGAAAAAAGTTCTTATGTTGAAATTGACATTTAGTATGCTTATGATTTCGTTATTTTCTGTAGCAACATACGCACAAGAAGCAGAACAAATTATTGAAAATCATATTCAGAAAACAGGAGGAGAAGCAGCTTGGAATAATTTGAACAGTATTATCCTAAAAGGAGAAGCCATCATTAATGTAGGAGATTCTTATCCTATGATTGTTTATCACCAACGACCATACAACAAGAAAGTGGTGTTTGTGATGAACGGAAAAGAAATATTAAATGAAGGTTATGATGGCAAAATAGGGTGGACTTATAGTGAAGTTGCAAAGAAAAATGTAGCTGTAAAAAATTATAAACCAGACTCTTTTGATTCGGATATTTTAAAGTATAAACAAAAAGGATTTAAGATAAAATACTTAGGCATAGATAAATATGATCAAAATAATAGCTGTTATAAAGTTGAATTAACCAAAAATACAAATTCAACAATTTATTGTTTTGATAAAAATTCTTACGAAATTGTAATGGAGAAGAATAAAGAAGAAACCCTTTATTACTCTAATTTTAAAACATTCAATGGATTATCCTTTGCGACAAAAGTGGTAGGAAAACCTACCGAAGGAGGAGAATATATCATAAAATTCAATGATATTAAAATTAATCCAGCCATTGATAAGAAACATTTTAAATTCTAACTAAAAAAGTGATTCGTAACAAAGGATCACTTTTTTATTTCGATTAATTTATACAACTTAGTAACATAAGTTTTTTATTTTTGTACTCTTAAAGAAGAAATTAAAATATGGCTTTAGACTCTATATTTGATCAAAATAGAAAATACGAGAAGAGGTTTTTACTAAGGTTATTAGAAAAAGCAAGAAAAGATTATCCAGATTCAATTTCTTTTATCGATGATTTAATCTCAAAACTTCAAAATAACTCAACTTATCGTTTAATTTTTCGAGAGGAACTTCAAAAAACATTCGGAAAAATTAATATCGTAAGCTATTTAGTAGACAGTGGAATTCATTTAGAAGATAATTTATTTTCTATTTTTCGTAAAAAAATTATGGATTCGCTTTTGCCAGATATCGAGGATAACAATGAATTGACTTCTGTTGTGAACGAAATTTTTTACAATTCAAAAAATCTACAAGCAATTCGAATAATTCCTCGTGATCGATGGAAAAAACTTTTCGAAGTCTTGTATCAAGACGTTGAAATAGAAAATTTTAAAGGGAATACCAATAATATACAAAACCAACTTTTACAAGCTATTTCTATTCTTACAGTTCGTATTACGGGAGGGTTTTCGGACAAAGAAATGATGCGTTATAGTAATGAAGTAAATTATTTGAACAATCCATTCTCTAAACTTTCAATGCAAATTAGTAACATTATTGAAAGTCCACAAGCTGGATTTGATATGTTAGAAATTAAAGAAAGTATTTCCAAATGTAAACATTTGTTAAATGACATTTTAACTCAAAAAGATTACAAAGGAATCTCCTTGAAAGTAGCTTCAAAGATAAATCGTTTGCAACAACAATTGGCACGTTTGCAAATAATACTTAATAGTTTCAATGAGTTAAAGCTTCATGGTTTGATTTCTTTTTACAGTTTTGCTACTAAGAAATGGGTTGAGTTTTATGCGCCAAAGAATTTTATGAGCAATCAATTGAGTTCTACGGTATATTTGATTACATTTTTAGTAACTTACCATAATGGAAAAACAGGCGAGAAGTATATCACGCAAACAGCCAAAGAATACAATAAAATGTTTTGGACGGCTTGTGGTGGAGGTTTAATCGTTTCTTTTTTGTGTTTTATTAAAACAGGAATAGGGAATATACCTGACACTTCACCGCTATTTAAAGCATTTTTCTTTAGTATAAATTACGCTGTTGGTTTTTGTACAATTTACCTTACTCATATGACACTGGCTACAAAGCAACCTTCTATGACTGCTGCCCGACTTGCTCGTGCGCTCGTGCCAACCTCAGGATCGGAGCTAAATGTCAAAGATTTTACAACCTTATTTGCACAATTGGTAAGAAGCCAAATGATTGCTTTTTTAGGAAATGTTGTAGCAGGTTTCGTAGTTTCATTGGGGATTTTTTATTTGTTGAATCAAATTTTAGGCTTCGAGGTAATTAAGTATTCTAAGGCTTATCATTATTGGGAAGAAGTAGTGATAATGGATTGGCATATTTTCTATTTTGGAGCTATAGCAGGTGTTTTCTTGTTCCTTTCTGGATTAATTTCAGGAATGACGATTAACAGTCAACGCTTTCATAATATTCCTGAACGTATTTACAATCATCCTATTCTAAAAAAATCATTCTCAGAACGTAGAAGAAGAAGAATTTCGAATTGGTTTGAGAAAAATTTGGGTGGAGTGGTCGGAAATGTAGCTTTCGGTTTTATGATGGGATGTGCTTTTTTGATAGGTGATTTCACTGGACAACCTTTCGATATTCGACATATTACATTCGTTTCAGGAAACTTTGCAATCGGAATTGGAGGAATGGGATATCATTTTGATATTGGACCTATGATTATTGGTTTTATTGCAATCTTTATGGTAGGTTGGTGTAACTTTTTGGTGAGTTTTACATTTTCACTGTTGATGGCAATGAGATCAAATAATATTCCTTTTTATAAAATTTTTACGATGATTGCACACACTATAAAAGCATTTATTCGTAATCCTCTCCCATTTTTTGTTCCACCTCTTTGGACAAAAAGAAAAGAAGAAGTATAAGCTGAAAGATGGAAACAAATTTAGACAAACAATTACGATACGATAAAGCTTATCTTAAAATGGCTTTTGAGTGGGCAAATTTATCCTATTGCGAACGCAAAAAAGTTGGTGCAATTATTGTTAAAAATCGAATGATTATTTCTGATGGTTATAATGGTACACCAAGTGGATTCGAGAACAAATGTGAAGACGAAGCAGGAAACACCAAATGGCATGTTCTGCATGCTGAAGCAAATGCAATTCTGAAATGTGCAACGTCAACTCAATCTGCTGAAGGAGCAACTTTGTACATTACTCTTTCGCCTTGTACAGATTGTAGCAAATTGATTTTACAGGCAGGTATAAAGCGTATTGTCTACATTCAACAATATAAAGACCTTTCAGGGTTAGATTTTTTAGAAAAAGCAGGAATAACAATTCAACAGATTACAGAAGAAGAATTATACAAGTAAATGAGAAGTTTTTTCAAAGTTATTAATGTCGTATTAATCGTACTGATTATTTTCTTGATCGGATTTATGGTTGGGAAAAAATACGACTTTGCGTTCGATGAAAACAAGGATATTGTAGGTTTGCAATATTCGGATAATGAACAGAAAATTCGTCGATTAGTTTCTTTGATAGACAACGAATATGTAAACGATGTTAATTCGGATAGTTTAGTGGATGATGCAATCAACTACATGGTTGGTAAATTAGATCCTCACAGCAAATATATAGACAAAGCTTCTGTACAAAAGGCTGAAGAACAATTGAAAGGTGAATTTGTAGGGATTGGTGTGCAATTTCGAATGTTGAATGATACGATTGTAATCGAACGAACTTTACCTGGAACTTCAAATTTTGGAAAACTTCAATTTGGGGATCAATTAATAGCTGCAGACAATCAGTCGTTAATCGGTAAAGATAACAAAACGATAGAAAATCTATTGAAAGGTAAAAAAGGGACTGAGGTTAAACTTTCTGTGATTAGAGAGGAGAAACCTCTTACAATTTCGATAAAACGGACAATTGTTCCGTTGCCAACTGTTACAGGAAAACATATGTTGACAAACGAAATTGGGTATCTAAAATTAACCCGTTTTTCTGAAAATTCGGCTAAAGAAGTTCATCAAGGTTTAAATGATTTGTTAGATCAAGGGATGCAAACCTTGGTATTCGATTTACGAGGTAATCCTGGTGGTTTAATGCATATTGCAGAAGAAATAGCGGATGAGTTTCTGACTAAAAATGAATTGATTGTTTATACACAAGACAAACAAAAACGAAAAAAATACATTTACGCAACCAATAAAGGTCTTTTTGAAGAAGGTAAAATTTATGTCTTAATGGATGAAAATTCGGCTTCTTCGAGTGAGATTGTTGCAGGAGCTTTACAAGATTATGGAAGAGGAATTATTGTGGGGCGTCGCTCTTTTGGTAAAGGTTTGGTGCAGCGCGAAATTAATTTAGGTGATGACACAAAAGTTCGGTTAACGGTTGCTAATTATTACACACCTTCGGGACGATCTATCCAAAAACCATTCGATAAGAAAACAGCAAAATACAGCGATGACTTATACAAACGATTGAAGTCAGGAGAGCTATACAATAAAGATTCAATCAAAATCAATAAAGAGTTAGAGTTTACAGCGCCATCTGGTAAAAAAGTGTATGGTGGCGGTGGAATTATACCTGACGAATTTGTTGCTTTAGATACAAATTCTGTAGCAAATTGGCTGTATTATAACCAAGACTCCAATTATTTTAATGATTTTTTATTTAAAAAAATCTATTCAATTCGCGATTTCTTTATGTTTCATAACGAGGCGATTTTTCTAAAATATTTTAGTGCCGGAATGTATAGAGATGAGTTTTTAGGTGTTTTAGGAATTCCTTCTAATGAGTTCAATCCTGTGTTTTCAACAACTGTTGATAACTATATGAAAGCAACAATCGCAGGTAGTTTATATGGTTCGCGTGCATTTTATCAAGTTTGGATGCCCGAAGATGAAATGATAAAGCGTATTTTTGAACTTGAAAAAATAACGAAGTAAATGCTGTGGAAAGATGCTTTGTATGACTATCAAATGTATCTGAAATTAGAAAAAAGAGTTTCTGACAATACGATTGAAGGTTATCTACGCGATATTCAAAAATTAATTAATTATTCGGATAAACAACCATTAGATTATTCACAAGATGATTTGAGGGATTTTGTGCACGATTTTGCCTCGAGCGATTATAGCGTTCGTTCGCAAGCACGTGTAATATCTGGCCTGAAAAGTTTCTTTGGTTACTTACAACTCGAAGATTTTAGAGAAGATAATCCAACTTCTTTACTCGAAACACCAAAAATAGGAATGAAACTTCCTGATGTACTATCAGAAAAAGAAATTGATAAAATGATCGAAGTAATTGATTTATCAAAACCAGAAGGACAGCGAAATCGTGCTATTATAGAAGTGCTATACGGTTGTGGTTTACGTGTTTCGGAATTGATTAATCTTAAAATTTCTGATCTTTTTTTTGACGATGGTTTTATTCGTGTCATAGGAAAAGGAAACAAACAAAGACTTGTTCCGATAAGCGATTATACGATAAAATATATTAACTTGTACAAGGATAGTATTCGTATTCATATTCCTATTCAGGTTGGATACGAAGATTTTTTATTCCTAAATAGACGAGGGAAAAATCTAACACGTGTCATGATTTTTACAATTGTAAAAGAGTTGTCGATAATTGCTGGAGTTAAAAAGACAATTAGTCCACATACATTTCGTCATTCTTTTGCCACTCATTTATTAAAAAATGGAGCAGATCTTCGTGCAATTCAGCTGATGTTAGGACATGAAAGTATTACGACGACAGAAATTTATACGCATGTTGATCAAGAATTTATTCGAGATGCGATTATCAAATTTCATCCAAGAAATAAATAACCATCAACCTAAATAAGATGATAAAATCATTCAAATTTTGTCCTAACTGTGGACATGCAATCAATCACTTTGATTTTAGAAAAATGACATGCAACAACTGCGATTTAGTTTATTATCAAAACGTAGCTGCGGCTGTGGCAGTTATTCTAATAAGAGAAGATAAGATTTTATTTACCGTTCGTAATAAAGAGCCAAAGAAAGGAATGTTAGATTTGGCAGGAGGGTTTACAGATCCTGATGAATCGGCAGAAAGAACATGCCAGCGCGAGATAGAGGAGGAGTTAGGAATTACAATTCCAATCGAAAAATTCAACTATTTTATTTCGCAACCCAATGATTACGAATACAAGGGAATCCCTTATAAGACCTGTGATTTAGCTTTTATTGCTGATTTTCCTGACGAAGATATTATTCTTGAAAAAGAAGAAATTGCAGCTGTAAAGTGGATTGCTATTAAGGATATTAATTTAAGTGATATCGGTTTTGATTCATTACGAAAAGTAGTTGAAACGTATATAAATTCTTTGAAATAACTAACATAATGTGATATTGAAACATTTAAAAATAATATTTCAGCTTCACATCTTAAAAAAATAAACAATGAATAAAATACTTTTATTAAGTGCTATTTTCCTAACAATAGTTTCATGTAGTACGCAAAATGTAGCGGTTGATTATGATCGAAATTTTAACTTTGAACAGAACAAGACCTATACGTTTTCTCAATCAGTGAATTTAGGTTTAAATGATTTAGATTCTGCTCGATTATTTTCTTCAATCGAAAAAGGAATGTTGTATAGAGGTTTTCAGAAAACCAATGAAGGGAATTTAATGGTTGATATTAAACCAGAAGAATTTGTTTCGACACAACAAAATTCTAATGTAGGTATCGGTATGGGAACAGGTGGTTACGGTTTTGGTGGAGGAGTTTCTGTCGGGATTCCGATCATGTCACAGAAGTTGAATCAAAACTTTATGATTTCGATGACTAATGCTGGTCGATTGGTGTGGGAAGGAACACTTAAAATTCAAATGCCTTTAAAGGCTTCTCCAGAAACGCGTGCAGCAAATATACATAAAGGGGTTACCAAGTTATTACAAAAGTTTCCACCGAAAAAGAAATAAAGAGACTGTATCACAATTTGAGAAAACAGTCTCTTTTGTGTTTTTTCTTAGACTCCAATCTGAGAAAAGTTTTAAATAGAAGATTTTTACCTAACATCATTAAGTTGTGAGACTTCTTCTTTTAAATGATTTAATTCAAGGATCGAATTATCAATATCATTTTAGCTTAACTTTTACTTCTTCTCCGTCAGATTTAACTTCTACAAATAACTCAAGAAATTCGCTACTATTTTTATAATATTCATAAGGTTTATAATAATCTGTTCTACCTCCATATCCGTTATATGCACTTCCAGTATATTGATTTCCTGAAAAAGTTGTAGTATAATTTAAAGTTCCATATAAATAATACTTACCAGGTTTCATATTCGGAAATGTAAATTCTCCACTACTATTGGTAATAGCCTCTATTCTATATCTGTAAGCAGCAGGTTCCATATAAACAAATCTATTTTTTTTTGGATTATGTTTAGCTTTATCTTTCCATAAGGTATAGTAATCATTAAAATAAGGTGTTACAGGAAATAAGATTACTTTGATTTTATTTGCATATATTTTATTTCCTGTTTTAAGACCAAAATGAGAATTAGATCGTGCTCTTGTAAATGCAACTCCAGTAATTTTTCCATTACCAATTGCGAGCATATTTTTAGTGGCTATAGAATCAAATTTTGTTTTGGGTTGAGTAATAATCTCAGTTTGCTTTTTTAATTGAGCATCCTTTACAGATTTTTCGGGTTCAACATATTGAGCATTAATAAAAAAACTAAGGTGTAGAAAAGCTCCAATTAATAAAGTGTTTTTCATAATCATTATGATTTTTAATTAATTTTAAAAATACTATAATTTTTTTAATTTCGTTATATGTTTATGTAAAACTGATTAACTTATACTAATTCGTGATTAATAGAGATTTTTTTATTTATAAATTGAAAATCAATTCGTTTTCCTCTGATTGTTGAAGTTTAGATTGTTGTAATAGTTTCAATGTTTCAGGTTGATTCGCATTAGCTTTAGCAGCAATTTTATCCAATTTTAATTCATTTTTTGCGTAATCCACAATAGCATTTAGCACTTCTGTTCCATAACCTTTGTTTTGAAATTTACGTTTCAAACGAATGTTAATAACAGGACCATATTTAGTTTGGCGTAAACCGCCCCATCCAACAAATCGTCCGCTCTTTTTTTCATGCACACCCCAAAGACCAAAACCATGCTCTTGGTAATGTTTTTCCATGCTTTCTATAAAAAACTTTGCTTCGTCTTCAGATTTATAAGGTTTTTCATTAACGATTTTCATCAATTCTTTGTCCGAATTTAATTGAAATAATTCGAATGCATCAATTTCGAAAAACTCTCGTAATACCAAACTTTTTGTTTCGCAAATAACTTTCATTAAAACGTTTTAGTTGATGCAAAGTTAATTCGATTTAGAGAATAAAAAAAGTCTTACCAATTCAGATAAGACTTTTATAGTTACTTTTTATTCGGTGTTTTAGTTTTTGGAGGTGTAGCTGTTGCTTCCGAAACTTTTTGGTTAATCTCCAATGTCAAGATTTGTCTTTTTAGATTGAAAATTTCTGTATCTTTTTGATCAATCTTAGCTTCTAAATCGTTTACTTTTTGCGTTAATTCGGCAACTTGCTTTTCTTTTTCGTTTAATTGCGCATAGAAAAGTTTAGATTTTTCTCCAGTACTATTTAAAGCTGAATACAATTCTTGCAAATTCGTATCGTGTTCTTTTTGAGCAATTCTAATCATAGATTGCGCATTCGATAAAGCGGTATCTTTGATGTGCAACTCACTCTTCGTTTTAGCTAAATCTTTTTCAAGAGTTTCTATTTTAAGATTTGCTAATTTCAACTCTTTCGATGTATTCGACTGATCGTCTAAAGCTTTGTAGTAATTAATTTCTAATTCTTGGTGTTGTTTCTGAGGTACGCAACTTGTAATTGCGAAAAGGGTAAAACAACAAAGTACAATTTTTTTCATTTCTATAATCTTAAACGTCTAACTCTAATAAAACAGGACAATGATCCGAGTGCTTTGCATCTGGTAGAATTGTAGCACGCGTCATTTTTTCTTCTAAAGTAGTACTTACCATATTGTAATCTATTCTCCAACCTTTATTATTGTTGCGAGAATTTGCTCGATAAGACCACCATGAATAATGATGAGGTTCTTTTACAAAATATCGGAAAGAATCAATCATGTTACACTCATCAATAAAAGCTGACATCCATTCTCTTTCGATGGGTAAAAATCCCGAAACTTTTGCGTTACGAACAGGATCATGAATATCAATTGCTTCGTGACAGATGTTGTAATCACCACAAATTACTAAATTAGGATGTGATATTTTAAGCTCTTTGATGTAATCCTTAAAATCATCACAAAACTGTAATTTAAAATCTAATCGATCAATATTAGTTCCACTTGGTAAATATAAACTAATGACGGAAACATTGTCAAAGTCAAGCCTCAAAACACGTCCTTCTCTGTCAATATAATCTATTCCAGTTCCGATTTGTACGTGATTAGGTTTTATTTTAGAAAAAATTGCGACACCGCTATATCCTTTTTTCTCTGCAGCATGCCAATAAATATGGTAGCCCAAATCCTCGAAGGGTTTTGTGTCTACTTGTTCTTGCATCGCTTTTGTTTCTTGAATACAAAAAACATCTGGTTGTGCGGCTTCTAACCAATCAACCAAACCTTTGGTTATCGCAGCGCGAATTCCATTTACATTGTAACTGATGATTTTCATAGAAAGCGAAATTAATAAATATTTATGACGGATTGATTTAGAATGATAAATAAAGTGAATATTTTTTGTAACTTTTTAGAAATTAATACGTCTTAATAATAAAAAGCATCAATATGAAATACATTGTTCTTCCCATTTTAATAGTCAGTTCGTTTGGATTAGCGAGTTGTTCGGTAGATTTAAATTCTAAATCTCCTGCTTCTAATTATTTAGATCGCGCAGAAGCAAGTGATAATACGATCAAAGAGGTACGGAAAATTTCTTCTTTTGAAGGAATTGATGTCAGTAGTGCAATAAATGTAACGGTTTCTGATGGTAATTATGATGGCGAAATTTCTGTTGAAGCCCCAGATAATATATTGGATAGAATTGTAACCGAAGTAGAAAAAGGTATTTTAGTGATTAAAATTAAAGGTACTGTTAATCTGAAAAATGCTACGATTAAAGTTAACTTTCCACATAAAAAATTACGTTCATTCAATCTTTCTGGTGCAACGAATGTAACCGTTATTCCAACCCAAAAAGTAGAAAAATTAGCAGTAGATTTATCGGGAGCAAGTAATTTGAAATTAGATGTAGTTTCTAATTCTATTTCTGTTGATAATTCTGGCGCTTCAAGCATGAAAATTACTGGAAATGTACAGGATTTAAACATCTCTGTTTCGGGAGCATCATCGTTTATTGGAAAAGAGCTTAAAGCTGCAAATGTAACAGTAGAGTGTTCTGGTGCAAGTTCAACAACTGTTTGGGCTGTGAATAGCTTGACTGCCGATAGTTCTGGAGCAAGTTCTGTTCGCTATGTAGATGAAAATGGATTGAAAACGAAAGTAAG
This portion of the Empedobacter stercoris genome encodes:
- a CDS encoding exodeoxyribonuclease III, coding for MKIISYNVNGIRAAITKGLVDWLEAAQPDVFCIQETKAMQEQVDTKPFEDLGYHIYWHAAEKKGYSGVAIFSKIKPNHVQIGTGIDYIDREGRVLRLDFDNVSVISLYLPSGTNIDRLDFKLQFCDDFKDYIKELKISHPNLVICGDYNICHEAIDIHDPVRNAKVSGFLPIEREWMSAFIDECNMIDSFRYFVKEPHHYSWWSYRANSRNNNKGWRIDYNMVSTTLEEKMTRATILPDAKHSDHCPVLLELDV
- a CDS encoding NUDIX domain-containing protein, with the protein product MIKSFKFCPNCGHAINHFDFRKMTCNNCDLVYYQNVAAAVAVILIREDKILFTVRNKEPKKGMLDLAGGFTDPDESAERTCQREIEEELGITIPIEKFNYFISQPNDYEYKGIPYKTCDLAFIADFPDEDIILEKEEIAAVKWIAIKDINLSDIGFDSLRKVVETYINSLK
- a CDS encoding GNAT family N-acetyltransferase, whose translation is MKVICETKSLVLREFFEIDAFELFQLNSDKELMKIVNEKPYKSEDEAKFFIESMEKHYQEHGFGLWGVHEKKSGRFVGWGGLRQTKYGPVINIRLKRKFQNKGYGTEVLNAIVDYAKNELKLDKIAAKANANQPETLKLLQQSKLQQSEENELIFNL
- a CDS encoding DUF4136 domain-containing protein codes for the protein MNKILLLSAIFLTIVSCSTQNVAVDYDRNFNFEQNKTYTFSQSVNLGLNDLDSARLFSSIEKGMLYRGFQKTNEGNLMVDIKPEEFVSTQQNSNVGIGMGTGGYGFGGGVSVGIPIMSQKLNQNFMISMTNAGRLVWEGTLKIQMPLKASPETRAANIHKGVTKLLQKFPPKKK
- a CDS encoding S41 family peptidase; its protein translation is MRSFFKVINVVLIVLIIFLIGFMVGKKYDFAFDENKDIVGLQYSDNEQKIRRLVSLIDNEYVNDVNSDSLVDDAINYMVGKLDPHSKYIDKASVQKAEEQLKGEFVGIGVQFRMLNDTIVIERTLPGTSNFGKLQFGDQLIAADNQSLIGKDNKTIENLLKGKKGTEVKLSVIREEKPLTISIKRTIVPLPTVTGKHMLTNEIGYLKLTRFSENSAKEVHQGLNDLLDQGMQTLVFDLRGNPGGLMHIAEEIADEFLTKNELIVYTQDKQKRKKYIYATNKGLFEEGKIYVLMDENSASSSEIVAGALQDYGRGIIVGRRSFGKGLVQREINLGDDTKVRLTVANYYTPSGRSIQKPFDKKTAKYSDDLYKRLKSGELYNKDSIKINKELEFTAPSGKKVYGGGGIIPDEFVALDTNSVANWLYYNQDSNYFNDFLFKKIYSIRDFFMFHNEAIFLKYFSAGMYRDEFLGVLGIPSNEFNPVFSTTVDNYMKATIAGSLYGSRAFYQVWMPEDEMIKRIFELEKITK
- the xerD gene encoding site-specific tyrosine recombinase XerD; translated protein: MLWKDALYDYQMYLKLEKRVSDNTIEGYLRDIQKLINYSDKQPLDYSQDDLRDFVHDFASSDYSVRSQARVISGLKSFFGYLQLEDFREDNPTSLLETPKIGMKLPDVLSEKEIDKMIEVIDLSKPEGQRNRAIIEVLYGCGLRVSELINLKISDLFFDDGFIRVIGKGNKQRLVPISDYTIKYINLYKDSIRIHIPIQVGYEDFLFLNRRGKNLTRVMIFTIVKELSIIAGVKKTISPHTFRHSFATHLLKNGADLRAIQLMLGHESITTTEIYTHVDQEFIRDAIIKFHPRNK
- a CDS encoding peptidase associated/transthyretin-like domain-containing protein: MKNTLLIGAFLHLSFFINAQYVEPEKSVKDAQLKKQTEIITQPKTKFDSIATKNMLAIGNGKITGVAFTRARSNSHFGLKTGNKIYANKIKVILFPVTPYFNDYYTLWKDKAKHNPKKNRFVYMEPAAYRYRIEAITNSSGEFTFPNMKPGKYYLYGTLNYTTTFSGNQYTGSAYNGYGGRTDYYKPYEYYKNSSEFLELFVEVKSDGEEVKVKLK
- a CDS encoding head GIN domain-containing protein, whose translation is MKYIVLPILIVSSFGLASCSVDLNSKSPASNYLDRAEASDNTIKEVRKISSFEGIDVSSAINVTVSDGNYDGEISVEAPDNILDRIVTEVEKGILVIKIKGTVNLKNATIKVNFPHKKLRSFNLSGATNVTVIPTQKVEKLAVDLSGASNLKLDVVSNSISVDNSGASSMKITGNVQDLNISVSGASSFIGKELKAANVTVECSGASSTTVWAVNSLTADSSGASSVRYVDENGLKTKVSTSGMSSIKKM